GTCATGATCGATTCGGGTGCGGGCAAGACGCCGGAACGGCTGGTACATGCCATTGAGAACCTGTATCTGCGTCCCGAGGATATATCAACGCTCATATTGACGCACTGCCACATCGACCATATCGGCGCCGCACCCTATTTCAGGGAACGGTTTCAATGCAGCCTGATCGCCCATGAGCTCGATGCGGCGGCCATCGAAACGGGAGATCCCGTTCAGACGGCTGCCACCTGGTACGGAACCGACTTCCCGCCTACGCTGATAGACAGAAAACTCGACGGAGAACATGAAGTTCTGAACTTCGGTGATGACGAGCTCCACTGTCTCCACACCCCCGGACACACCCCCGGTTCTATCTCCCTTTTCATTGACCGTGGCGGCAAGCGTATCCTCTTCGGACAGGACATTCACGGTCCCTTTCTCCCCGCCTTTCGTTCCGACCTGAATGAATGGAAAAGATCAATGAAAAAACTGATTGATCTGAAGGCGGACATTCTCTGCGAGGGGCATTTCGGTATCTTCAGATCCCCTTCAAGCGTGAGGGCCTACATAGAAAATTACTTAAGCCAGTATTAAAAAAGAAATCCACAGAGTTGTTGATACTCTTGTTGATAACCATGTTGATAAAGTACGTAAATGCTTTATAACCTCACCTTTCTTACGGAGTGCCCGCACTTTACGCAAAAATAATAACATGTAATATCAATATGTTAAGAAGTTTTCGTTGTATGACGAATGGTTAGCGTCAGAGAACGGAAAAGCGGTGGAATGACATAAACAGATGTCTGATATCACCCTGTTCGAGCTAAGTTTGTGTTTTGCCTCGCATGCTTTGTAAATCCTGCGCCGAAGGACCCTGTTACCTGCCGATGAACGTATAGTAATTGTACATTTCGGAAAGGGCCCGTACGGCACGTTCCGGTGTCGGATAGAAGACGCTTTTATAGATACGGTCTTCCACGTTGAACACGGTCTGATCGTTCGTCCCGGTCAACAATTTGACACCGAAGATCGGCTTTTCGTATTTTTCCATCAATCGGGCGACAAGTTTTATATATTCCTTTTCGAAGTCATAGAGAAACCGGTCGGCCGCCGCGAGAAACTCCTCCGTATATGAAGGGTCCGAGTGGCGGACCGAGTCGACGAGCCTGCTGACGAATATGCTCCTCCCGAGAATTCCCAGGTTTATCACCGCGTCGCATTCATCCCATTTCAGGAACTCTTCCATGATGATGCCGGGGATGCTGTTGTCGGTCTCTCCGACGATATCGGCGGGGTTTGACCTGCTCCAGTACGGCGGCAGGATCCTGTCGATCCGCCGCAATATCTCATCAGGCACTTCCGGCACTTCAAGCCCCGCCTGTATGCACATGTCCGCGGTTATGACACCCCAACCTCCGCCGAGTGTCAGGATACCGACCCTGTTTCCCTTCGGGAGGGGGAGAGACGAAAAGGCGGCGGACAGGTCGAGGAGGTCCATTGACTGGTCCACCTTGACGATACCGGCCTGTCTGCAGACGGCGTCGAATATGCGAGAGTCCGTTGAGAGGGCCCCCGTATGACTCGCGGCCGCCCGGTTACCCGCTCCCGTCTGACCTCCTTTTAGAAGAACGATCGGCTTCTTTTTCCCCACGCGACGGGCCCCCTCGAAAAAGCGACGCCCGTCTTTGACGCTTTCAACATAGAGCATGACGATCTTTGTCAATTCATCGACCTCGAAGCCTTCGATGAAATCCTCCACGGTCAGCATCGCCTCATTTCCGGAACCGCAGAATCCCCGCACGCCGATCGCCTGTTCCTCTGCAAAGGCAAGCAACTGGACCCCAAGGTTCCCGGATTGCGCTACGACAGCCGTGGAACCCGGCATCGGTTTCACGGGCAGCCCGAGGCAGTAAAAATCCTTATGGGGATTGCAGATGCCCATCGTATTCGGACCGAGGATCAGTATCCCCGCGCGTCGTGCCGCCGTGATCAGTTCCCGTTCGAGTTCTTTACCTTCATTTCCGGTTTCGCCGAAACCGGAGGTTATGAGCAGCATGAAACGAATTCCTTTTTCCTTGAACTGATCGATCAGTTCCATTACCTGTGCGGCCGGGATGGTGACAATTCCCAAGTCAACGGGACCGGGAATTTCAAGGACCGAGCGATAGACCTCACGACCGGCGATGGTCCCGCCCTTCGCGTTCACCAGATACATATCGCCCTGGTATCCACCGCTTATGGTATTCGTCACCAGCATATGTCCCCATTTCCCCATCTGGCCCGAGGCGCCCACAAAAGCAACCGATCGGGGATAGAAGAGATGCCTGATCGTCAGGGGGTCGACGGGCTCAATGTCCTCTTTTTTTTCAGGTGGATCGCCGAGGACCACCAGCGCGTCGACAGCGAGAACCGAGCCATCATGAGACAGGATGAGGGGATTGATGTCTATCTCGGCGATATCGTCCATTTCCGAACCCAGGCGGGAAAGTCCCATGATGGTCCGTACCAGTTCATCGCGCCGCGCGGCCGCTTCGCCCCGGAAGTCCCCCAAAAGGGCCTGCGCACGGATCTCGCGGAGCATATCAAGGGCGTCCGCCTCCATGAGCGGCGCCACCCTGAACGCAACGTCCGAGAGCGCTTCTGTAAAAACACCCCCCAGGCCGAACATGACCACCGGCCCGAACTGCCGGTCACGGAACAGGCCTGCCACGAATTCACGGTTCCCCCTGATGTGCGGTTGAAGGAGCATGCCTTCGAGCTCTTCTCTCGCTTCTTCGATTACCGCGGCGGCGGCTTTCCTGACGGCATCGCCATCCCCGAGCTCCAGATGGACAAGGCCCCGCTCCGTCTTATGCATGAGTGTCGCCCCCATTCCTTTCAGCACCAGGGGATAGCCGATCCTCTCCGCTGCGGCAACGGCCCCGTCAATATCATGCACGACCTGTTCATCGACGACGGGAACGTTGAATTCCCTGAGCATTTCCTTTGATTCGCTTTCCGTCAGTGCCCTCCTCCCGTCGCTTTTCGCCCGCTCTATCAACTCTCTTGGATTCACCAGGTGTCTCCTTCTCTCATTAAACAAAGTATAGGAATCATTTATTATCACAACGGGAGGAATATTGACAATCGGGAAAGGAGGTCACGGATTAATCCCTGTCCACCCCCTCGAGAAGGCCCGTTTTATTGATGATCGGTTTTCCATGACCCGGGTACAGTGAGCGTATATCGAATGAACACAGGCGTTCAAAAGACTCCTGAATGTCTTTGCTGCTGCAGCAGAAACGGTTGACCTCACCAGTCCCGCTCATGTTCAGTATCGTGTCGCCCGAGATCAGAACCCCTTCGCTCCTGAGCAGAAAGGAGATACTGTCCGGCGTATGGCCCGGTGTGGCGATAAGCTCCCATGCCGTCATGGCCGGAACGGGTTTGCCTTCTTCCAGGTTGCAGAGGGGCTGGAAACCGAGCGATACTCTCCTCCTCAGAAAAGGCAGAGGGATGCCGGCCTTTGCGCTCATGGCCCCATCGATCAGGTTTCCCCCGTGGCCGTTCATGTTCATCATGACCGGGAGGAGACCCGTGAACCATCGCGTGAAGGGCGGCACGGCAAGTTTTTGCTCTCCCCTCAGATATGCTCCCACACGTGAGTGAAAGTTCACTTCCGCGCGTGGAAAAAGGCTTCTCAGATGCGGTATGCCACCAATGTGATCGATATGATAATGGGTCGCCGTTATCAGCTTCAGATCATTCATGTCCCGCTTCAACACATGCCTCACCTGCTCCATGACCTGCCGGGCCGCCCGTCGCGATCCCACGTCAACCGCGACGATCCCCTCATCGCTCTCGATGAGATAGGTATTTGCGTATCCCCCATAGACCGGGTGTATCTTCATCGCCCATCCTTTCAGCGTTCTCGCGATTTTTCACGGCACTCATTCCCGTGCGCTCACTCCGAATCATGGGTCTTGCTTCCATTTCTTATCATGCCGCTTCGTGATAGGTCGGCTGCTCAACAGTACATATGTCGCTCCGGTGCCTCCGTCACATGCGCGGGTGCTCAAAAAAGCGATGACCCACTTTCGCCACGGTCTTCTTCCCTCTCCTCTTCCCGCAATGGGGTGAACGGTACGGAACTTTTCACGGTCGGAAGGGAAAGTTTTTCAAGTTCCTTTTTGATCTTTTTAAAAGGTGTGTGAGTGAGACCGCCTTTTTGCGATTTCATGACGGCATCTCCCCCGATTGCTTTTCAGCGCTTCACACCGGATCACGTGTTCGCAATATGCCTGACCATCTGCCGGTACACGCCGGTCAGGATATCCTGCGGCAGAAAGTAATCCGGACGGGCTTTCAGTGCGGCTGCCACCAACAGTTGAACCGCCCGATCGATATCACCGGTACGACGATAGGTCCTTTCCATCAATGTGCGGAACGTGCCCGCGGCGTCGATGCTTGCCGTCATGTATGCTTCCGCCTCTTCTCCGGTGATATATCCGAAATGATCGGCGCAGGCGTATCGTATTTCAAGTTTTTCCAGTTTTTCAAGACTCTCCTGATATTGCGTGTAATTTGAATTGCCCGATGGAATGATATCATTGCCGTAAGGAATTCCTCCCGCGTCCGATGGGAAGAGGGCTTTCAACTCGGGCACGTAGGCCGACAGGCAACAGGAAGAATGCCCCGGTGTTTCAATGATCGAAACGGTCAGGCCTCCCACGTCAAGCCTGTCACCGTCACGCACGGTCAACCCCCGTATATCATCGCGCCATTCATGGTCCTCTGCCGCCGGCAACTGTTCTTCCCTGACTCCCATTATTTCCATGGTCGCCCGGGAATAGAAATTGATCGTGTCCAATGCCCTGGGCATGGAAAGGATTTCCCAGGCACGCGGTGACGCGTACACGGTCAGACCGGGGTTCTTTCGTGCGAAATAGGGAACGATCCCTACGTGGTCGAAATGCGAGTGGAGGATGAGCAGTTTTGTGATCCGGCCCTGATCGATCCCGAATTCCCGGAATTGACGGAGCACATCAGGAATGATACAACTCATCCCGCCACTGATAATAATAGCCTCCGCCGCACCCTGCACGAGATACACGCAGGATTCCGCTCTCCCGAGAAACCAGAGACCTTCACAGATTCTTCCCGGTTCACGGTGTCGCAGGTCACCCTCCTTCGCGCCGTTATTGAAACAGCTTGTCAGTGTTCATGTATTCCGCAACCAAATACCATGTTTCAGTGAAAATGTCACCTCGCGTCACAGGCTCTTTTTATGAGAAGAGGTTGTTTTTTCCCGTTTTCTCTTGCCGATGATTTGTGATACTATCAGCAAAACAGAATTCATAACGTTGTATCAGTCATAAAACGAAAATTCGAAACGTGTTTCATTCATCACACAGAGGGGGGTATAATCATGAAACATTTTCACAAGGTTTTAATCATCATTGTTACCGCGTCATTTCTCGCCGGGTGCTGCGGTATGAAGGAATGTGAAAAAAAATGGCAGGAATGCGCTATCGCTGGTGCCGTTATGGGAACAGCGATCGGTGCTATCGGCGGATATCTGATCGGCGATGAGTCCGACGAACCGGGCGAGGGTGCCGCCATCGGCGCGGCGGCCGGAGCGCTCATCGGCGGAGGAACGGGGTACCTGCTGTGCCGCGAAACCGACTTCGATGGTGACGGTGTTCCCGATTCCCTTGACGCCTGTCCGAACACTCCCGCACAGGTCGTCGTCGATGCGAAAGGGTGTCCCGTCGATACCGACGGTGATCTCGTCCCTGATTATCTCGATCAGTGCCCGGGAACACCGAAAAACGTGAGAGTTGACGGCAAGGGATGTTGCCTCGATTCGGACGGTGACGGCATCGCCGACTATCGCGATCAGTGCCCAGGCACTCCCATGGGAACGGCAGTTGATGATACGGGATGTCCTCTCGGCGAAAAACCCGCACCGGTCGTGCTCGAAGGTATCGTATTCGATTTCGATAGTGCCGTGATCAAGGAAGGCTCAAAGAGGATACTTGACATGACGGCACTGAAATCCCTCCAGGATAATCCGGAGCTTCGGATAAAGATCACCGGTCATACCGACAGCGCAGGTCCCGATGAGTACAACCGCATGCTTTCAATGAAACGTGCCGAAGCCGTCAAAGAATATCTGGTATCGATGGGTATCGCGGGGGAGCGAATAGAAACGGAAGGCATGGGAGAAACAAGCCCCATAGCTTCCAATGATACCGCCGAGGGAAGAAGCAAAAACCGGCGGGTGGAGCTTACGACCATCTCACAGTAAAAAAGGACGGAGGCCATAGAAGGGGCGGGTATGTTATCCCGCCCTTTTTTTGGGGGACTTTCCTGATCTTTTTCCCGTTCCGGTTTTGTGGACCGGAGCGTTTTTCCGTTCCCTCAACAGGCGCGATATATCCTTCTGCCTTCTGGTAACCCGCTCACCTGCCATGGGATCCTCCGTTTCACTCTCTGGGGCGCCGCCCCGCAGGGCATATATCGGCCGCCCTGCGATGCCGACCTACCCTTTTCTTCTTCTCTTGCGGTGTTTGTGTTTGCTGATCTTCTTTCTTCTTTTTTTCCGGTCATTCGCCATATGGTTCTCCATCCCCTATGTTGTGGTCCCTTACGGCCTGTCTCCGAAATCCCACTAGAGAGCGACAAACCGTTCATGCCGGCCGGATTGTGACTCAGGAGCCTTTTCATAAAAAATACGCAACAAAATGTCAAGCGTCACGCCGTTCAATTTCTCTTTTCACGGTGTCCAGCAGAGGGCCCTCGAAAAGACAGAGCCTGATGACTTTCAATGTGGAATCAGCGTGCCCGGAAAAGAATGCTCTCACCGCTTTCAGATAGGCCCTGGCGCATACGTCATGGGGAACGGCGAATATACCTGAGCTGATCCCCGGAAAGGAAAGCGACGACCACCCTCTTTCATGGGCGAGAAGAAAGGCCGACTCAAGGGCCTGAACGAGTTTTTCTTCCTCTTTCCCCTGCCCCATCCGTGGACCGATGGCGTGAATAACGCCTTTAAAAGGCAATTTACCGGCGGTCGTCATAACGGCCCCACCCGTCGGAACGGGACCCTGTTCCCGGACGAGCCTGTCCCCGTCGACCACCAGGCTGTTTCCGGCGGCACGGGCTATAGCGGCCGCCACCCCGCCGCCGTGAGCAAGCATACCGTTCGCGGCGTTCACGATACAATCCACCGGTTCCCGGAGAAGGTCATGAACAACTACCTTGAATTCTCCGCCGCCTTCAAATGTCAGGCTCGCAATCAGTCTTTCGTCCATCCTGTATTCTCCTTTCTGACACGTATCAAGACCCTCGCAAAAGATAGAACAAAGGTGTCATCCCCGCAAAGGCGGGGATCCAGCAGGTAACCATTCTTTTGCATTGACAGAATGTCGCAATATCTCTTATATTGCCGCCGATTCGGCTCATCAGTATATAATTTGAATAATTATATGCATATCATATCGGAGTTTGAGAAGGACAGATTAATTCAGCACAATCAGGCCGAACTCGGCGCTCTGTGCGATGAATCATGCTGGCTTCCACCGGAGAACCAACGTATCGCCGAGGACACACGCCGGCGACTGCTCGATCTTCTCTCGTCACGGATAAATTTCTCATTCAGTGGCACGAAACCGCACAGCGGCATGCTCTCTCCCGGATGCCGCCTCTGCGGCGAGGGGCTGTGGTCGTGTCTTTTTATAAATAATATCTGCAATGCCAATTGTTTTTACTGTCCTTCGGAACAGAAGCAGCGTGACATTCCGACGACGAACGTCCTGCAATTCGATTCTCCTCCCGATTACACGGACTACCTCGCTACCTTCGGATTCAAGGGAGCCAGCATCAGCGGAGGCGAACCGTTCCTGACCTATGAGCGAACCATCCGGTTCGTGAGACAGGTAAAAAAGAAATTCGGTGACGGGATCTATCTCTGGCTCTATACCAACGGCATTCTGGCCACGCAGGAGTCGCTCGGACAGCTTGCGGACGCCGGTCTTGACGAGGTCCGATACAATATCGGCGCCACCGGGTTCTCTCTGGAACACGCCCAAAAAGCCGTCGGGATCATCAGGAACGTGACCGTTGAAATACCGGCCGTTCCCGAGCGGTTTGATATTCTTGCTGAAAGAATTGTCGATATGTACGAGGCGGGCATCGATTTTCTGAACCTTCATCAGATCAGGTGCACGGCCTATAATTCCCGGCACCTTACGGACCGCGACTACACCCTCCTTCATGGCCCGTCCGTTGGTGTCCTTGAATCGGAACTGACGGCGTTGAAACTGCTCAACCTCATTGCCGAGCGGAGCATCGGCCTTCCGGTGAACTACTGCGCCCTCATATACAGGAATCGGTATCACGCGAAAGCAGCCCACCTCAGGTACGCACCGTTAATGAAAAGGTCCTTCGAAAACATCACCGGTACCGGCATGATCAGGAACCTTTCGGCGGTCCTGCCTCCTGACGCCATTTCCTCGCTTGAAGGGCATTTCATAGCGGCGGGCCATGACCCGTCGACATGGTATTACGACCGTTCGTCCCGAAGCCTCCATTTCGGTGCAGAGCTGCTTTCGCCGGTCCTTGCACAGGGTTCCTCTCTGACCATTTCATATTCCATCGCGATGCTCCGTCAAGCCGTGACATATCGAAATCCTTTCCGCGAGATCAGGCTTAACAAACACCGGAAGGTCGCGGTCGAGCGCAGCAGGCTTTACCATAACCTTGAACTGACCCCTCCCGAGGCCCGGTTCTTCAAGAAGCATATCCTCGACAGGCCCGGTTGGTCACCCGATATCGATGAGATCATTAGTCTGTTGAAATCGGAAATGGATGTTGACTGTTCCGCCGGAGACCGGGAGAAATGGTGCCGCATCCTCCAGGCGGAACGGATCAGAGAGGGGTTGCTCGAATACTACTGAGACGAGTTGAGATTCGGGATCTACACCCGCCACGGCTTGATATCAAGGATCGGGGTACCGTCGATGATATCCAGGCCCTTGACGCGAATTATATTCCTTTCAACGGAGATGACCGTCACAACGGACATGCCGATCGGATTCGGGCGCCGGGGCGAGCAAAGGTCAAAGACCCCTCTCTTTTCCCTGTTCCTGTCTCCGCGGGGATGCTGAATAAGGTCCCGGGATGGGTCAAAGGGACTGCTTTTGTGAAAGTGAAAGAGCACAACGATGCGGTCACCTTTCTCAATCCCCTTCAGCCCCTCCACAAATTCCTCGTCAATGATCAATTCACCCTCAACCGCTGACTCGGCCCAATACGGAGGAACAGCGGGCTCCTGCGTTCTGACCTCTCCTATCCTGTTCAATATCACGGGCATGAGATAATTCTTTGAAAAAATCTCTTTGAATGGAAAACCTCCCCCGTTCCCGGGGGAGGTTCTTTCGTTGATACAGGTTGCCCTATCCCAGTTTTTTAAGCAGTTCTTCCGAAACTTCTTTTACACCGGGCAGGCCGTCTACCTCGATGACCTTCACGCGTTCCTTAAAATACAGTATCGCTGCGGAGGTTCCCGTCTTTGTGTCGTAATATATCCCGTGCCGCTTGTCGATCGCCGCTTCATCCTGGTCGTCGGCCCGGGTGCTCAGGTCACCGCCGCAGACACGGCAGATGAACTTCCCATCCTTCTCGGCGGGCTTGATGGCATCGATATAGATATTGTTGGGGTGATTGTTGTCATTGGCACACAGTCTCCTGCCCATGATCCGCTTCTTTGCCGTGTCACGGTCCAGGACGATCTCGATCACATAGTCGAGATCCATGTTCTCTTTCTGAAGGGCATCGAACATCGCTTCAGCCTGCGACAGGTTACGGGGGAATCCGTCCAGAAGCCACCCCTCCTTGCAATCCCCTTCTTTCAGGCGGTTCAGGATCATGGGAATGGTGATGTCGTCAGGAACCAGTTCGCCCCGATCAATAAAATCCTTCGCTTTCCTGCCGAGTTCGGTTCCTTTTGAGATATTATCCCTGAAAATGACGCCCGTCTCGATGTGGGGAACATTATACTTCTTCTGCACAATGGCACCCTGGGTGCCCTTTCCGCTTCCATTGGGACCAAAAATCAAGATATTCATACCTTCTGTTCCTTTCCTCCATTTTTGCGCTCACGGCATCGCCCTTATAAGAAATTATCGACCCCTTGGCAAGGGTAAAAATGCATCGTCGAGTCCTTCCCGGATCCCGGAATGATATAAACGGTCATACTATGTGAACAGGCAGGTCAGATCCCGTCCGCATCATCAAGCGCGGCAAAATCGTCACGGCGCGGTGTAAAGACGTCAATGATCGTGCATGCCGTAACGGTCTCCCCCGAATGGCGCAGATCGGAAGGGATGATGATCGACACCGGCGCTTCAAAGATTCCCGATACGTCACCAACGGTAAATTTCAGCGTCCCCTCCAAAAGATTCATGATCTGCTCATGGGGATGGGCATGTTCCGAAATAACGGCGCCCGGTTTGAACGTCCAGAACGAAACGGTCATGTTTTCGGAATGGGCGAACCGAACGGAACCTCCGGGAACCAGTTCGCGCTCTTGTATCGACTTCAGGTCAAAAACCTTCATATGCTCTCCTTTCCTTTCAGGGGAAACGATATTGAACCGATAAAAAGCATGTAAAGGATGAACGACGGGATGTCAAGGAGATACCCCTCTGCATGGACGCCGTATACGCTGGAATGTAACGGTAAGCGGCCGGTCGTCCGTCTTTTCTGTTGACTTTGGGAACGTGATGGATTATTGCTTACAGGGTTTTTCGGTCACTCACGATCCCTTTTACACAGTGTAAAAAATCGTCTTTTGAACACTGAGGTGTGGAGACTTCTATGACAAGCCACGACAATGAAAAAGAGCTCATGGAATTGACCCATGAACCGGTTCCCGGATACCGTCCGGCGTTTTTCATCATTCTGACGATAGCCGTCGTGTATTTTGCCATAATCATGTTCAGCACCATCTGAGTGAAAACCGCACCGGCCTGCTTATACGTGCCATAACGAGCCGGTGTTGAAACCGATGATCGATGCAAAAAGGACAACGCTTCATGGAGAAAAAGGAAAAGGAATATCTCTTTGATAAACCGAAAAACGTGAAACGGCTGCTGGCCTCTTTTTTCAGCTTCCTGGTCTTCCTGCTGGTTGCAGACTTTTTTATCCACAAGCATGGTGATTTCGGCTGGGAAAACTGGCCGGAGTTTTATGCCGTCTACGGTTTCGTCGCCTGCGTCGCTCTCGTTCTTGCCGCAAAGTACATCCTTCGACCGCTGGTGAAGAGACGGGAGGATTACTATGATTAATACCGTTCCTCCCGGACTGATATTCATTGCCGGCGCGCTTCTGATACCCCTGCTCAGGAACAGAACGCTCAAGGGGGCCTATCTCCTCCTTCTTCCGATCATCAGTTTCGTTAATCTTCTCAATCTTCCCGAAGGGACCCATTTCGTAACCGGTTTCCTGGGATATGACCTCTCCTTCGCCCGGGTGGACCGGTTGAGTCTTCTCTTCGGTTACATATTCCATCTCATCACGTT
The sequence above is a segment of the Deltaproteobacteria bacterium genome. Coding sequences within it:
- a CDS encoding MBL fold metallo-hydrolase, yielding MKGEQRIAEGIYLIGGPDISHADDAAVFLIDFGNELVMIDSGAGKTPERLVHAIENLYLRPEDISTLILTHCHIDHIGAAPYFRERFQCSLIAHELDAAAIETGDPVQTAATWYGTDFPPTLIDRKLDGEHEVLNFGDDELHCLHTPGHTPGSISLFIDRGGKRILFGQDIHGPFLPAFRSDLNEWKRSMKKLIDLKADILCEGHFGIFRSPSSVRAYIENYLSQY
- a CDS encoding acetate--CoA ligase family protein encodes the protein MNPRELIERAKSDGRRALTESESKEMLREFNVPVVDEQVVHDIDGAVAAAERIGYPLVLKGMGATLMHKTERGLVHLELGDGDAVRKAAAAVIEEAREELEGMLLQPHIRGNREFVAGLFRDRQFGPVVMFGLGGVFTEALSDVAFRVAPLMEADALDMLREIRAQALLGDFRGEAAARRDELVRTIMGLSRLGSEMDDIAEIDINPLILSHDGSVLAVDALVVLGDPPEKKEDIEPVDPLTIRHLFYPRSVAFVGASGQMGKWGHMLVTNTISGGYQGDMYLVNAKGGTIAGREVYRSVLEIPGPVDLGIVTIPAAQVMELIDQFKEKGIRFMLLITSGFGETGNEGKELERELITAARRAGILILGPNTMGICNPHKDFYCLGLPVKPMPGSTAVVAQSGNLGVQLLAFAEEQAIGVRGFCGSGNEAMLTVEDFIEGFEVDELTKIVMLYVESVKDGRRFFEGARRVGKKKPIVLLKGGQTGAGNRAAASHTGALSTDSRIFDAVCRQAGIVKVDQSMDLLDLSAAFSSLPLPKGNRVGILTLGGGWGVITADMCIQAGLEVPEVPDEILRRIDRILPPYWSRSNPADIVGETDNSIPGIIMEEFLKWDECDAVINLGILGRSIFVSRLVDSVRHSDPSYTEEFLAAADRFLYDFEKEYIKLVARLMEKYEKPIFGVKLLTGTNDQTVFNVEDRIYKSVFYPTPERAVRALSEMYNYYTFIGR
- a CDS encoding MBL fold metallo-hydrolase, with amino-acid sequence MKIHPVYGGYANTYLIESDEGIVAVDVGSRRAARQVMEQVRHVLKRDMNDLKLITATHYHIDHIGGIPHLRSLFPRAEVNFHSRVGAYLRGEQKLAVPPFTRWFTGLLPVMMNMNGHGGNLIDGAMSAKAGIPLPFLRRRVSLGFQPLCNLEEGKPVPAMTAWELIATPGHTPDSISFLLRSEGVLISGDTILNMSGTGEVNRFCCSSKDIQESFERLCSFDIRSLYPGHGKPIINKTGLLEGVDRD
- a CDS encoding MBL fold metallo-hydrolase — translated: MYLVQGAAEAIIISGGMSCIIPDVLRQFREFGIDQGRITKLLILHSHFDHVGIVPYFARKNPGLTVYASPRAWEILSMPRALDTINFYSRATMEIMGVREEQLPAAEDHEWRDDIRGLTVRDGDRLDVGGLTVSIIETPGHSSCCLSAYVPELKALFPSDAGGIPYGNDIIPSGNSNYTQYQESLEKLEKLEIRYACADHFGYITGEEAEAYMTASIDAAGTFRTLMERTYRRTGDIDRAVQLLVAAALKARPDYFLPQDILTGVYRQMVRHIANT
- a CDS encoding OmpA family protein, encoding MKHFHKVLIIIVTASFLAGCCGMKECEKKWQECAIAGAVMGTAIGAIGGYLIGDESDEPGEGAAIGAAAGALIGGGTGYLLCRETDFDGDGVPDSLDACPNTPAQVVVDAKGCPVDTDGDLVPDYLDQCPGTPKNVRVDGKGCCLDSDGDGIADYRDQCPGTPMGTAVDDTGCPLGEKPAPVVLEGIVFDFDSAVIKEGSKRILDMTALKSLQDNPELRIKITGHTDSAGPDEYNRMLSMKRAEAVKEYLVSMGIAGERIETEGMGETSPIASNDTAEGRSKNRRVELTTISQ
- a CDS encoding AURKAIP1/COX24 domain-containing protein — translated: MENHMANDRKKRRKKISKHKHRKRRRKG
- a CDS encoding macro domain-containing protein, yielding MDERLIASLTFEGGGEFKVVVHDLLREPVDCIVNAANGMLAHGGGVAAAIARAAGNSLVVDGDRLVREQGPVPTGGAVMTTAGKLPFKGVIHAIGPRMGQGKEEEKLVQALESAFLLAHERGWSSLSFPGISSGIFAVPHDVCARAYLKAVRAFFSGHADSTLKVIRLCLFEGPLLDTVKREIERRDA
- a CDS encoding radical SAM protein, with protein sequence MHIISEFEKDRLIQHNQAELGALCDESCWLPPENQRIAEDTRRRLLDLLSSRINFSFSGTKPHSGMLSPGCRLCGEGLWSCLFINNICNANCFYCPSEQKQRDIPTTNVLQFDSPPDYTDYLATFGFKGASISGGEPFLTYERTIRFVRQVKKKFGDGIYLWLYTNGILATQESLGQLADAGLDEVRYNIGATGFSLEHAQKAVGIIRNVTVEIPAVPERFDILAERIVDMYEAGIDFLNLHQIRCTAYNSRHLTDRDYTLLHGPSVGVLESELTALKLLNLIAERSIGLPVNYCALIYRNRYHAKAAHLRYAPLMKRSFENITGTGMIRNLSAVLPPDAISSLEGHFIAAGHDPSTWYYDRSSRSLHFGAELLSPVLAQGSSLTISYSIAMLRQAVTYRNPFREIRLNKHRKVAVERSRLYHNLELTPPEARFFKKHILDRPGWSPDIDEIISLLKSEMDVDCSAGDREKWCRILQAERIREGLLEYY
- the tsaA gene encoding tRNA (N6-threonylcarbamoyladenosine(37)-N6)-methyltransferase TrmO codes for the protein MPVILNRIGEVRTQEPAVPPYWAESAVEGELIIDEEFVEGLKGIEKGDRIVVLFHFHKSSPFDPSRDLIQHPRGDRNREKRGVFDLCSPRRPNPIGMSVVTVISVERNIIRVKGLDIIDGTPILDIKPWRV
- a CDS encoding adenylate kinase: MNILIFGPNGSGKGTQGAIVQKKYNVPHIETGVIFRDNISKGTELGRKAKDFIDRGELVPDDITIPMILNRLKEGDCKEGWLLDGFPRNLSQAEAMFDALQKENMDLDYVIEIVLDRDTAKKRIMGRRLCANDNNHPNNIYIDAIKPAEKDGKFICRVCGGDLSTRADDQDEAAIDKRHGIYYDTKTGTSAAILYFKERVKVIEVDGLPGVKEVSEELLKKLG
- a CDS encoding cupin domain-containing protein yields the protein MKVFDLKSIQERELVPGGSVRFAHSENMTVSFWTFKPGAVISEHAHPHEQIMNLLEGTLKFTVGDVSGIFEAPVSIIIPSDLRHSGETVTACTIIDVFTPRRDDFAALDDADGI